CGATGCGGCCAGGTCCGCCGGCGCGGGCGTACTCCTCGTAGAAAATCACCTGCTGTGTGAAAGACAAGCCGCGGCCGCCGTGCTCCTTGGGCCAGCCCACGCAGGCCCACCCGGCCGCGCCCATGGTGCGTTCCCACGCGCGCCGTTCCTCGAACAGCGCATGTTCGTCGCCCGGGCCGCCGCGGCCGCGCAGTTGGGCGAACTCGCCGGTAAGGTTGTCGGCCAGCCACTGGGCGATCTCCCGGCGAAAGGCTTCGTCTTCTTCGCTGAAACGCAGATCCATACCCGGTGATCCTTTCCGCTCCGACACGCTCTTATGATCAGCCGAGAGCACGAAGGCAAGGGACCAGCGCCCCGGTCTCGCCGCCACCTTGGCGGTAGTCCGCCAAATCCGTTAAACCGTGCCGGGAAGGAGCACCGCATGAGCATTCTATCCTTGACCGCCTTTCTCCTACTCGCCGGCCTCAATTGGGTGGCGGTGGCGCGGGCCGACAAGCCGCTCGAACAGCTCGTCAAACCGGCCGCGCTGGCCGCCTTGCTGCTCTATGCCGGCGCCGGTGCCGGTCCCTCGGGATGGTTGATAGCGGCGTTGGTGCTGTCGCTGCTCGGCGACGTGTATCTCATGCTGCCCGGCGACTGCTTCAAGGCCGGCCTCAGCGCCTTTCTGCTCGCTCACGTGGCCTACATTGCCGACTTCGAGATCTCGCCGGCGGCACGCATCGGCTGGTTGATCGTGGTGGCGGTGTTGTCGGCTCCGCTGACGCTGCGAATTACGCGCGCCGTGGCGCAGCCGAGCCTGCGCGCAGCGGTGGTCCTCTACATCGCCGTGATCGCGCTGATGGTGGCCTCGGCGTTCGCATCGGGCCGGCCGCTGGCCGCGCTCGGCGCACTGCTGTTCTTCGCCTCCGACGGTATCATCGCCTGGAATCGCTTCGTCCACCCGCTCGCCTGGGCCCAGCCGACGATCATGGTCACCTACCACCTCGGGCAACTGGGGCTGGTGGCGGTGCTGCGGGCTGGTTGAGCGACCGGCCACGGCATTGCTGTTAGCGAAACGCCGGCATCACCTGCTCGGCGAATAGCCGCGCCGGCTCGCGCGGGTCGCGCCCGAAGAACTCGATGACGAACATGGTGCAGCCGAGGGCGAGGTGCTGGCGAATTTTCTCGGCGCACTGGGCGGCGGTGCCGGCAATGCCGGAGCCGAGATGGCCGCCGAAGACCTGCTGCGCCTTGGCGACCTTGGCGGCCGCGTCGGCCTCGCTGTCGCCGATCACAACCATGCACTGCTGCGACACGGTGAGGCTGGCCGGATCACGGTCGAGCCCACGGCAGTGCGCGTGCAGCCGTTCGATCTTGGCCCCCAGCTCGGCCTGGTGCACGGCGAGGTTGTTCCAGATGTCGGCATGCTTGGCCGCCAAGCGCAGCAGGACCTTCTCCCCGCCGCCGCCGATCAGAATCGGCGGACGCCGCACCGGCTTGGGCTCGCAGAACACCGAGTCGATGGTGAAGTGGCGGCCGGCGAAGCTCGCCGCCGGCTCGCTCCACATCTGCCGCATCAAGGCGGCCGCCTCGTCGAGTTGTTGCAAACGCACCGGCAGTGACGGGAAGTCAAAACCGTAGCCGGCGAATTCCATCTGGAACCAACCGCCGCCGAGCCCGACAATTACCCGCCCGGCGGTGATGTGGTCGAGGGTCGCGACCATCTTGGCCAGCAACGCCGGATTGCGAAAGCCGACGGGCGACACCAATAGCCCGAGCTGCGCCCGGGTCGTGAGCGCACCGACCGCCGACAGCGCCGTCCAGCCCTCGAGGATCGGTAGCTGGGGAGCGGGGATGCCGTAGAGATGATCATTGAACCACAGCGAGTCGAAGCCCAGTTGCTCGTATTCCAGTGCCGCCGCTCTGGTCTCTTGCCAGCTCCGCTTGATCTGCGGCAGTGTGACTCCAAAGTGAGCAGACGCCATAGCCGATCTCTCCCGTCGTAGTTGTTGCCGCGGCCGGATGGCCCACTCGGCGCGCCGACCGTAGCACCGGCGCGGCGGCGCGCCAAGATTAGCGTAACAAACTTGCTCGGGCGCTTGTCCTTTCCGCGGGTGGTAGGATAGATGGTAGATCAAATTTGCAGATAGCCGCTTGGGGCCGACGCCGTGACAAGTCGTGGTGTTCAGGAACACATTCCTTATTGCTGCTTGATCCGCACATGCGGCGCGGTCGCGGCGGCCGCCGGTCTCATCGCCCTGCTTGGATGGGCCCTCGGGTTTCTGTTTCTGGCCAGCCTGGGGCCGGGCAAGATCCCGATGGCGCCCAGCACGGCGGTGCTGTTCGTTCTGTACGGAGTCGCCGCCGTCCTGCGCGCCCGCTTACCGCTGTGCGCCGGCGCGTATTGGCTGGGCGTGGTAGCCCACTGCGCCGGCGCACCGGTCGCGTTGCTGCTGTTCTTTCTCTCGTACCACGGGATATATCTAGACGCTGAACAGCTCGGATTCGCAGCCGTGGGCGCCGTGGGTGGAGCGCCGATCGGGCACATGTCCCCGGTGACCGCGCTCGGCTTCCTGCTTGCCAGCCTGTCGTTCCTGGCGGCGCTGCCATCTTCCTCGCACCGGCCGTGGCGAGCCGTGGCCGCTTCGATCCTCGCTTGTCTGTTGCTGGCGGCTTGCTTCGTACTGCTCCCTGCCTACCTCTACGGGACGCCGCTGCTGTATGGCGGCTCTTTTATTCCGCCGGCGGCAACCACCAGCATGGCCTTCGCGGCTCTCGGGGTAGCCCTGTTGGCCCTTGCCGGCCCGCAGGCCTGGCCGCGGGGTGACCCGGACGCAGCCGCGGCCACGCGTCCTG
This genomic stretch from Deltaproteobacteria bacterium harbors:
- a CDS encoding LLM class flavin-dependent oxidoreductase; this translates as MASAHFGVTLPQIKRSWQETRAAALEYEQLGFDSLWFNDHLYGIPAPQLPILEGWTALSAVGALTTRAQLGLLVSPVGFRNPALLAKMVATLDHITAGRVIVGLGGGWFQMEFAGYGFDFPSLPVRLQQLDEAAALMRQMWSEPAASFAGRHFTIDSVFCEPKPVRRPPILIGGGGEKVLLRLAAKHADIWNNLAVHQAELGAKIERLHAHCRGLDRDPASLTVSQQCMVVIGDSEADAAAKVAKAQQVFGGHLGSGIAGTAAQCAEKIRQHLALGCTMFVIEFFGRDPREPARLFAEQVMPAFR
- a CDS encoding lysoplasmalogenase, with the translated sequence MSILSLTAFLLLAGLNWVAVARADKPLEQLVKPAALAALLLYAGAGAGPSGWLIAALVLSLLGDVYLMLPGDCFKAGLSAFLLAHVAYIADFEISPAARIGWLIVVAVLSAPLTLRITRAVAQPSLRAAVVLYIAVIALMVASAFASGRPLAALGALLFFASDGIIAWNRFVHPLAWAQPTIMVTYHLGQLGLVAVLRAG